The sequence TTCTGATCCTGATAAAACCTGTTTAAAATGCAAAGTAACCCATGGATAAAAAAACATAGAGATAATACCCACTATTATGCTTGAAACAACTAGAGCAACAGGACCGATTAGTCCAATTATTCCAAATAACAAAGATACAATTATACCAATGAAAACAGGTATTAGAATAGCTGGATTTTTACCTATTATTTTGAATGGTTCTGTGAATACCTTAACCAAGTCTATATTCAATTTAATTCTCTCCTTTTTTAAAGTATCTTATGAAGCAGGGTAATTTTCAGATTCATACACATAAATGCCTTTTTCATATTTAGAATGTTTCCATTTAGGGAATGTCCATTGATTAGATATGACCTTTGCGCCTGGTTTTAGTTCTTTGGATATTTTTTTTTCAAGTTTGTTCATAGCAAAATCAACCTGAAAAACGGTGATTATATCATACCTAGATAAGTCTGCTTTCCAAAAACTTTTCCAATGAATGAAAGCTTTTCCTTTTAAGCCTTCCCTTCTTATATTTATTTTTGAAAGCAAAACTAATAACGGGTTGATTTCAAATCCATGTGCTTGGATACCTTTTTTTGCAAAAGCTATGACCACTCTTCCGTCTCCAGAACCTAAATCAGCTGATACTTCATTTCCTTTTATTTCGGCAACTTCTACCATTTTTTCAACATCTTTTTTTCTACTTGGATCATATATTGCTCCATTTAGTGAAAATGGAATTATCCAAAACAAAATTAAATAAGTTAGTAGTAAGAGTAATAATATAATTAGTACCCACATTTTTTCTCCTTGTTAGAAATACGCTAAATATTATTATATACGTCTATAAAAACTGTGTCTATGTTAAATTGTTGTTTGATTAATTCTCCCAAGTTTTTAACTCCAAAAGTTTCGGTGGCATAGTGTCCGGCGTTAATAAAGGTTATTCCCATTTCTTTTGCCATATTTCTTGTTTGTTCTTTAACCTCTCCTGTTACAAAAGTATCTATCTCACCTTCAAGTGTTTCCAATAAAGAAGAGCCTCCACCAGATACAACTCCAACTTTGTGCACAAAATCATTATTTTTATAAATCGTTAAAGGTTGATCGCCGAATAAATCTTTCAGTTTATTTTCAAATTCTTCGAATTTTAGGGGTTTTTCATATTCACCAATAAAAGCGATTCCTTCTCTTTTTGTCATTATTAGACCTAACTCACTTATTAATGAAATATTATTCCCTAATTGCAAGTTTGCATCTAAAGGTAGATGGTACCCCATGAGCGTTAAATCATTTTTGATAACCTTTTCTACTCTTTTTTTTAAAAATCCTCGTAAATTAAAAAAATCCTTTCCAAATATTCCGTGGTGAACTAACAAAAGTTCTGCTCCTTCTTTTAAAGCTTTGTCAACAAAATCAAGGTTAAATGAAACTCCTAAAGCGATTTTATTAACGTTTCTTTTTCCTTCTATTTGGATGCCGTTATGACAATAATCCTCGTAATCATCAGGTTTTAATATTGAATTCAAAAATCTTTCTATCTCGTATATATCTATTTTTTACCACCTCTTGTATTTGGTGATTTCTCTTAAAAATTCTTTTCTTTTATTACGGTCTTCTTCTTTTTCAATACCCAAAGGTGGCTCTCCATCTATTACCCCCAAAATGCCTCTTCCTTGCTTAGTTTCTCCGACTACAATTTGTAAAGGATTAGCAGTTGCTGCAAAAATATTTAAAACTTCTTGAACATTTTGAAGTTGATTTTTAATATTTATTGGGAAACCATTTTTTATAATTAATACAAAACAGTGCCCTGCCCCTATTTTTTGAGCGTTTTCTATCGCTACTTTTATCAATTCTTCGTCATTTCCATCGTAACGTATCAATTTTGGTCCAGATGCTTCGTTAAAAGCTAAACCAAACTTCAAAGAAGGGTTTGAGGTAACTATTATTTCATAGATATCTTCAACTGTTTTTATAAAATGCGATTGCCCTACTATGATATTGCTGTCTTCAGGTATATTCATCTGAACAACATCTATTTTTAGTTCCATTTCTTATTTGCCCTCCTTTTTAAGTTAAAGGGGTTGAAATATTTACTCAACCCCTATAATATTAATTCCTTTTATACAATCCTATTAATTCAGTTTCTTCTATAATATGCCCTTCCATCGATTTTAACAAATCTTCTTTTTTGGTATTTTCTGGTAAGTTAAGGTCAGTATCTAAGGCATATAATTTAAAATGGTAATGATGAACCCCATGTCCAACAGGAGGACAAGGTCCCATGTATCCAGTTTTTTCGGCAGTATTTAGCCCTTGTTTAAGTGAAATAGGATGATTAACAGTTGATTCTTTTGGTATACCTTCGTGAATTTCATCAGCTAATTCAATGTTCCAAGCAACCCAATGTACAAAAGTTCCCATCGGAGCATCGGGATCATCCATTATTAGAGCTAGAGTTTTAGCATTTTCTGGAATTCCTTCTATAATCAATGCTGGGTTTATATTCCTTCCCTCGCAGGTGTATTTGCTAGGTATAAAATCATTATCTTTAAATGCGGGTGAAGAAATCTTCATGCTCATGATCTAATCCCTCCTTTTTAGTAATAAGGTTGGATAACAATTCTTCTAATATTATGTATAACAATTAAATTATACCATAAAAATATTATTCTCCGATTATCTTGACTAAAACTCTTTTTCTTCTTCTACCATCAAACTCACCGTAGAAGATCTGCTCCCATGGACCAAAATCCAACTTTCCGTTAGTGATGGCAACGACTACTTCTCTTCCCATAATCGTTCTTTTTAAATGTGCGTCAGCATTATCTTCAAAGGTATTATGTTCGTACTGATTATAAGGTTTTTCTGGTGCTAATTTTTCTAAAAAAGTCTCGAAATCTTGATGTAATCCACTTTCATCATCATTGATAAAGACACTTGCTGTGATATGCATTGCATTACATAACAATAGTCCTTCCTTTACGCCACTTTCCTCCAAACATTCTTCAACAAGACGAGTTATATTAATAAACTCTCTTCTTTTTGTTGTATGAAACCACAACTCTTTTCGGTAAGATTTCATCGAATATGCCTCCTTCCGAATTGTTTTTTACTTTCCTTTTCTTCTAAACTTGTTGGCAAATATTAAATTATTTTCTTGAGCAGGAAAAATTCCTTTGTTTATTCCACGGACTTCTTCTATGGAATAAAAAGCATTTGGGTTAAATTCTTTTACTATGTTAATCATTTTTTGGAGGTCTTTTCTCCTTACAACACTGTATAAAATCTTAACAGGTCCTTTTGCTCCTTCTGCATCTATGCTTGTAACCCCAAAACCAGATTTTCTAAGATAATCCACCAAAGGTTGAGCATCTTTGTTGGTTATAACCCTTAAAAGATTCACACCAATAGCTATTTTTTCTTCTAAAACAGCTCCCAAGTAATTACCCGTTGCAAAACCTAAAGAATAAGCAAGTGCGTAAAGGGGATTGTCTAGATTGTTCATAACTTGAGATATAGCGATAAGCCAAACGGTTATTTCAAAAAACCCTAAAACAGATGCCCAAAACTTAATCCCTTTTGAAACAAAGATGATTCTGATAGTCATCAAACTGACATCACACAACCTCATTGCAAAGATAATAATAGGGAAGATAAATAAAGAAAAAAAATTTGAATCCATCAAAGCTGAGAAGGACATTTTTATCGCTCCTTTATATGATTTATTCTTTCAACAATATCTTATCACATGGCCCTTATTTTTGCATTAATATTTAAGACAGATTATTTATTTATAAAATCTGAAGCAGAAAATGTGCTTTTGTTTTTAGAAAGAGAAAAGTTTGATATAATACAAATATACCAGAATTAATGAAAACAAATACCACTATTATCAATGTTAATTCCTTAGGGCCAGTTTAGTGTAGTTATTGGAGATGCACATGTAGGAGATTGGCCTTAGGATGGTTAGTATATTAGCAGAACAAAATCATTTACTAATTAACGGAAGGAGAAAAAACTTTGAAAAAGGCACTTCTGTTTATGTATGTTTTTTTTATCTTTTCATCCATTTTTTCTATAAATGTCGATGGGTTTTATAAATCTATAGACCTTGTTAATGAAAGTATGGGAAAGGTTTTTTTTAATTTTACCAACAATAAAAACAATAATATTCTAGTTAGTTTTGAAGATCCAATAAAATCAAATAATATTCAAATAGAGTATATTCAGGAATTTTATCTTTCGCCTCATGAATCAAGAGAGGTTGAGTTTAATATAACAAATATTGATAATATACAAGGAAATGATTATATAATTATTCCTGTTTCTGTAAAAGAGTATTTTTCTGAAAAAATAAAGGTTTTTCAATATACATTTCCAATAGTTATAAAAGCTTCTTTTTTCGAAAGAACAAATATTGTTGCGGATTTAGAAATTCAATTTGGTGAACCTTTTATATCGGGTGAATATAATTCAGGGGTGTTTTTCCCTATAGAATTAGTCAATAAAAGTATTTGGGAAATAGAACTTTGGGGAAGTATTATTTTGTATTCGTTAGAAAATAATCAGTTGGTTTTTCAAAAGGATTTTCCTAAAGAACAATCTATAACTTTGTTTCCTAATACAAAAAAAGGAAAAGACCTGTTTTTTGAAAAATATTTAGAGCCTGGTAAGTATAAAATAAGAATTGAGATTCACTACGGGTATAAAGATTTTTTTGAGAATATACATATTTACGAAAAAGAATTCAACATAACCAGTAATTTATATTCAGATAGGAAAGAACTTAATTTAAAAACCAATGTAGACTATATGTACGTAAATATCCCCAAAACCATGAGTTCAAGAGAGTACATTACAACCCCACAAGAGAGTTCTTTTAAAATAATTAACAACGATATTTTAGATATGCAACTTGATATACTAACTGAGGTATCTTCTTCTACATTTAATCCTGAACGGATGGTAGATAATGAAAAATTCTTAATTGTACCTCAAAAACAATTTATTCTTGAAAGTTCAAAATACAAAGATATTGAGGTTATAGCGGATTTTCGAAGGGCAAATTTAATTGAAATGAATGGTGAATATTTTACAAATATTCTTCTATTTGCGCATTCAAAAGGAGAAGAAAATCTTCAAAAAAGAATTGAACTACCTTTTATTTTTGATTTCGGGGATAATATATACAATATAGATTCATCTACAAAAATAGAGGATGTTAATTCCTTGAATGCCTTTTATGATGAGGTTGATTTAAGTTTTGAAATTCAAAATAAAGGAAATTCCTCTGTTTATGTCAGTACGACCATCAAAAAGTGGAATTCAACTACTAACAGACAAGTAGGAAAAGATATAACTGTTGGAGAATTAAATTATTTAATACCAGGAGATAATATAGAATTTTTTACACAGTTAGATGTTGAGTTGGGAATTGATAAAATATTTGTGAAATTCAGTTATTTCAAAGGTTCTAATCCCAATGAACTTTTAGATATTCAAACGCATATTATAGATTTAAATTAAATTTAAGGAGAAAAAAGTGAAGAAGTATACTTTAACATTATTTTTTATACTATACATAACCTTTTGCTTTTCTAATATATATTTAGAATTTTATGAAACTCCATTAAAAGATGCTTTAAAAGAGATTGAAGAAAAGAGTGATTCAGTTATTTTAACTGTTCCAAGTATCAAAGGGGTAAAAAGTAAAATAATTAATACAGTTGATGTAAAAAACGCTCTTGACATATTATTGTATGGGACTCCTTATGATTATAAGATTGTAGATGACGATGTATATATCATAGGAAATTTTGATTATTTTAGAAAGAGTTTCGCAGCGAATTCAACACAGATAATGTTTGAAAATTTAGATCTATCAAAAGTATCGCATGTTCTTTCTTTGCTAAATCAAAGGGTTTCACAAATTCCTAATACAACTAATATAGTTGTTTTTGGGAATGATTCGCTTAGTTATTCAATAGAGAATTTTTTTAGGTATTTGGATGAAAATGCAGGAGAGAATAAAGATATTCTATATCTTTCTTTGCATGAAATTTCACAAGATGTATTTGATTACTTACTTTTGCTGGAAGGTGTTTCAGAAAATAACCTACTTGATAACAAAGATTCTATAGGTTTTTTGGAAAACTATTTTTCTTATTTAACAGAGTTAAAAAAAGTTGATTACTTTGAAACTTTTCAGCACGCTCAAAAGAAAAGTGAAAACTCTGTAATAAAAGAGAACATACTAGATTTGGTAGGAATAGAAACACAGGTAGAATTCACAAACTTAGTTAGCTCCAACCAGAACAATTATTTTTTGTTAGAAAAAGATGAAGAATACTATATTTTAGTTTTGTCGATAATCAATTTATATAATATTTCGAAGAATTATAAAACAACAGACTCAGAAGATCTATTTTTTATTAAGATGAATATAAATTATAACTTTAACACCGGTAATTATCTTCCAACTTCAATAGTAACTTTTTATGGAAATGAGTTAGGTGTTTCTTCTGATTTTAAAAATTACATAAGTTTTTTATTTAGAACTAACCTTTTCGAAAAATTTAGAATAGGCGTAAGTCTGGAAAATGAAGAAGAAGTATTGAATGTAAAATTACTTTTGGATGATTATGAAAAGTTTGATAGATTTGACTTATATGGTGTTTTGCAGATAAATAATCAAATAAATAACTTAGATAATATTCTCAATAGTATTCGAGGTTTGGATTACGATCTATTTCTTATCAATGATTTCAAAATCGGGGAAAAGGAAAAGTTACAAATACTAACTTTCCCCGGAATAGGGGTAGAGATTCCAAAAGACGGTAAGTCAGCTTTGCACTTTAATTTTGCAGTTATGGGCGGATTACAACTTGAAAGAATGAAGATTTCTCTTTCTTATTCATTTTATCATGAAATTCATTCGA comes from Petrotoga sp. 9PW.55.5.1 and encodes:
- a CDS encoding secondary thiamine-phosphate synthase enzyme YjbQ, with protein sequence MKSYRKELWFHTTKRREFINITRLVEECLEESGVKEGLLLCNAMHITASVFINDDESGLHQDFETFLEKLAPEKPYNQYEHNTFEDNADAHLKRTIMGREVVVAITNGKLDFGPWEQIFYGEFDGRRRKRVLVKIIGE
- a CDS encoding adenosine-specific kinase, which codes for MELKIDVVQMNIPEDSNIIVGQSHFIKTVEDIYEIIVTSNPSLKFGLAFNEASGPKLIRYDGNDEELIKVAIENAQKIGAGHCFVLIIKNGFPINIKNQLQNVQEVLNIFAATANPLQIVVGETKQGRGILGVIDGEPPLGIEKEEDRNKRKEFLREITKYKRW
- a CDS encoding Nif3-like dinuclear metal center hexameric protein; translated protein: MDIYEIERFLNSILKPDDYEDYCHNGIQIEGKRNVNKIALGVSFNLDFVDKALKEGAELLLVHHGIFGKDFFNLRGFLKKRVEKVIKNDLTLMGYHLPLDANLQLGNNISLISELGLIMTKREGIAFIGEYEKPLKFEEFENKLKDLFGDQPLTIYKNNDFVHKVGVVSGGGSSLLETLEGEIDTFVTGEVKEQTRNMAKEMGITFINAGHYATETFGVKNLGELIKQQFNIDTVFIDVYNNI
- a CDS encoding class I SAM-dependent methyltransferase yields the protein MWVLIILLLLLLTYLILFWIIPFSLNGAIYDPSRKKDVEKMVEVAEIKGNEVSADLGSGDGRVVIAFAKKGIQAHGFEINPLLVLLSKINIRREGLKGKAFIHWKSFWKADLSRYDIITVFQVDFAMNKLEKKISKELKPGAKVISNQWTFPKWKHSKYEKGIYVYESENYPAS
- a CDS encoding YbhB/YbcL family Raf kinase inhibitor-like protein; its protein translation is MSMKISSPAFKDNDFIPSKYTCEGRNINPALIIEGIPENAKTLALIMDDPDAPMGTFVHWVAWNIELADEIHEGIPKESTVNHPISLKQGLNTAEKTGYMGPCPPVGHGVHHYHFKLYALDTDLNLPENTKKEDLLKSMEGHIIEETELIGLYKRN
- a CDS encoding DUF2179 domain-containing protein; its protein translation is MSFSALMDSNFFSLFIFPIIIFAMRLCDVSLMTIRIIFVSKGIKFWASVLGFFEITVWLIAISQVMNNLDNPLYALAYSLGFATGNYLGAVLEEKIAIGVNLLRVITNKDAQPLVDYLRKSGFGVTSIDAEGAKGPVKILYSVVRRKDLQKMINIVKEFNPNAFYSIEEVRGINKGIFPAQENNLIFANKFRRKGK